cacacacacacgcacccacccacccacctacataCACACAAACGTGCACAAACAAACTCAGCCCTTTAAGCAAGCAAATACATACACACTTAAAAGGGAACACACACTCATAAAATCACGCACACTTAAAACACACGCCTCTCCAGCTGGACATAGGGTCAGTGACAGGGCAGAAGGTGGGGCCTATGTTACAGTAAAGGGCACGGTTGGAGATGGGAGGAGTGATTAGCTCAGGGTTGTAGGGGAGGAGCTGGTTGCCTAATCATACTAGTGTGAGGTAGGTGGATCATATTTTCACAGTTTTGTAATCTAATGCAGGGCTATGTTGATGGTAGATATGGTGGTAGTGTTGGAGGCTGGACACAaggagggcacagctggggaactAATTGAGACGCAGCCTGCCAAGGCAAACTGCTTGTGAGAAGATACAGGGCTCAAGTGGCCCAACACGCTCTCTCCCTTCTCACAGTTACCTACTTCAATCATCTCCCTTTTCTCTGGCACccattcactccctctctctctctctctctctctctctctttctctctctctcgctctctctccctccccttctctctctctctctctctctctctctctctctctctctctctccctccctccccctctccttctctccatcgtTCTTTACATTAGTAACTGGATGACGTTTCAAGTCAAAGGTACCTCCCTGCCCCGGGCTCTGCAGTGCTGGGATAAGAGTTTCCAAGAAGCCAACCGTAACAGCAAGACCCCCCTGAAGGGCTGTCCCTTCCACCTGATTGACACCTGCCACTGGCCCCAGTGCAACCCCACCTGCCCAGCCTTGGTGGACCAGGCCACCCATCAGGAGCTCACCCTGCTCCAGATGTTAGTGGGCATGGGCCTGGACCTCCAGAAACTAGGCCTGGACCTCAGGAGGGACAGTAGCTCTATAACTAGCATGGTCAGTAACGGTGGCTAAGACAAGGAGTATAGAAGCCCACTCTCTGGCTTAGTAAAGGGACATTTTTTATGAGTTATGACGTAACCATGAAAGGTACAGAATCTGGTTACTTCTGTTGTGCTGCTCAGCCATTCCGTTGTGCTCCACTGTTACCATGCCGTCTTGACCGGTGGGTATGTCACTGGGCTTACactatgtctgtctgtaatgttACAGTTTGCCTCCAGGATCACTCTCCTGGACAGTTTAAAGAGGGGGGGGAGTGATTCCAGTTTACCCCTGGGTTGTGTCTCACATTTGATTTGCTTCAAGGGAGAATGAGGAGTGCCAGGTACCTGTAGCTAACCAGTCAGACACCAAACCTGCAACACACTTTCACCCAACTACATGTACTATACAAAACTTCAACAACATTTTGTGAAGTGAAATGTACTGCTTTTGAGGATTTTTGAATAAGCTATTGGCACATTTTATCATCTTGCCAACATAGGACTGGTACAGTATTCAGAGGAAATGTACATTTTATCATCTTGCCAACATAGGACTGGTACAGTATTCAGAGGAAATGTACATTTTAATGTAGATGGTTGACTGGAAGGATATATTATAAGAGTCTGCTGTTTTAGATCCATGTCCAAGCTCAAACACTGCCCGAGAATGAAGCAAGGACACTTGTAGTGCCTAGACCATTCTCTAACTTTTATTGAATgtgttctacacacacacacacacacacacacacacacacacacacacacacacacacacacacacacacacacacacacacacacacacacacacacacacacacacacacacacacacacatcctacagTTTATATTGCCCACATTTCTACTGCTGCTGCAATTACAACGTtgactttatatatatatagatatatatatagatagataatTTGATATGCATGTGAAGTAAGGGATGTTTGATCTTACAAAAGTGGCCCAAATGAAGAGCAATTGTCATACTTtctaatattttatattatcAAGAGAACCATCTCTTCTTTCTTTGAGTTTACCGTGAAGTGTGTTTGAACCTAATGTATCTTCCCCTGGACCCTTTTAAGTGATGTTTCCTCTTCAAAAACACTGTAGTCGATACTACTCAGCTAGTGTGTCATGTACTGTAATATCTACATAATTGACATCATTAAAGAATAATTTAATGTGATTATATCTAATCTATTGTATGGTAATTATAATCAGAATTGTTTGATTTGCTACTGTTTTAAATTGTATGTAATGAACCCTATTTTGCTTGACATATTTACCTTGTAAACAGAACTATAACTTGACAGGCATTATATAGTGGATGTATGTTGAATTGAATACAGAACAATAAATAAAAGGTTGGATTATCCTTGAAAACCTGTTCAGAGTGAGCTTTGTTACTTTTTCTTTGATTGATCCTCCTGTCATTAAATCATTATTTCAAATTCGTCCTCAAATTCTAAGGCTCTGAGATTTAAAGAAAAAATTCCCAGGTTTCAACAAAGCATAATCTACTCGGTAAACCTACTGGTAAAAcgtcatactgtatttatttcccACACTCCAACCACTAGTTGGCGATCTTTAGATTTAAACCAAAGCCCCACATAAGATACTATAGTTTGAAAAGGGATTACAGACTCCCCAACTACTACTGTAAATATGAAAAGAGAGACACCAGAGATGTTTCAGAAAGACTGTAATATGTTTTGGACGTTTACATTTGCATTTTGCTTACCGACACATTTAAAATATCTTGGTAGATTTGACTTTAATTTAGAAATCTCTATTTCTTGCACAAATATAATCAGCAATATGAATTGAATGCTTCTGTTTTATCAATTTGGAAGTTTGTTTGCATTAGACTAAAGGGTAAATAAAGTAATGAGACTGTAAAATAAGGATGCATTTGCATCTAAATCACTGTCTGAataaatataacatatatatttAATTATCAAGcttattttgaaaaaagttttcATAAACCCAGTGGTTTTCAGCTGGTGATCCCATGAACTAGTCGTAAAAAACCTTCGTTTTTTCCCATAATGCATCGCTAGGTCTTCCTACTTCCTCTTTCCGCCATATTGCAGAACCGGTAAGGGCCCCCTCTAAAATCTCATTGTCAATCTTTCCCAAATCTAATCCATCCAGCCGTCTAAAACACAATTTATGAAATTATATACACGTTTAATAATGTACTAATGTCATGAAATGGTTATTGTGTCGATATGTTGTGAGATGTTGGTGTTTTGTCTTGTGATTCGTAAAGTCCCCATCACTGTCCGTTTTACTAGTGTGTTGTATTGGTAGCTAGAACATGAATAAAACCCGACAATACTGTTAAGGCTAATTACGTTTTGTTCTTAAGTAGTCGACACATTTTCTATATTGTCAAGATATGGTATAAATGTTGAGCAGTACAGTTTGGTTTGCCAACCAACTCTTCTAGCTAGCTTGGCCCGTACATGTAGTCCTTCCATGCGTGGTAGACAGTCACGATGGTGGTGGTTAAACGTGTCTGCATGGCCGTGCAAACCTCTTCTAATTTCTTATCTAAGGACCTAACGCTTATCCCAGTTTTGAAATGGTTGGTGTTGGCGCTAGCCATTCGAATGTTATGTCTTGGCTAGTGAAATGTAGACGGTTCGCTCTAACCAGGTAATTTGGATAGCTAGCATAATGTCTATTAACCTCACACTATCGAGGTTGCTACCTTAGTATGTAGCCTTCTATTTTCTTCACCAAAGTAaccacgtaacgttagctaaccaGCTAGTTGGACAATACTTTGCTATGCAATATCTTAGCTAACGTTAGGTAAGCCTATACTCAAATTGTCATTGCATACTCAATGATGTCCATCTACCTACATTTGAGCTAGCTTACAGTCAGTTTGTTGGCAGACTTATTTGTCAAGTCAATAGCTAGTtagacagctaacgttagcttgccaGTTTCACAGCATGTTATTAGGAGAACTAACTACTATTAGACTGTTTACTATTAACTAGTTAGCTGAGCAGTAGTTGGCTGCCTTTCAACTCCTAAAATAATTTAACTTTTTATGTATCTCTGATCGACAGGCATCATGGTGCGCATGAACGTTCTTGCGGATGCGCTCAAAAGCATCAACAATGCTGAGAAACGTGGGAAACGCCAGGTTCTGATCCGGCCGTGTTCGAAGGTCATTGTACGTTTCCTGACCGTCATGATGAAGCACGGTGAGTTACTGAAATGTATCACCTGTTTTGTAAGTGGTATGGGTCCAGTCAAGGGGGAGGTCAACAAGATGTGCAGGTGTCAGTTACAGGTATGACCAGGACACTACATAACCCACTTTCCTCCAGGAGGGGAATTGCTTACCTCCGGTTGAGGGATCTGAGTTCAAGCCCTGTAACATCCTGTCGACAATGCTGTGTGTCTGTACTTGGTTTTGATTCCCTGTCTCCCTTGTTTCCCTAGGTTACATTGGTGAGTTTGAGATCATCGACGACCACAGAGCTGGGAAAATTGTCGTCAATCTCACTGGCAGGCtgaacaaggtaaaaaaaaacgtTCAATATACTGCATCACAAGGACTACCATCAGACCTTTTGAGTGCCATTCTACTTCATTTTCACTCTTTTGTATTGGGGTAGATTGATAGACTATCTGACCCCTCTGTTTTGCTCATCTTCTCTGACATGTTTTTTTCTTGGTCATATTCTGCATTTGTGGCATTATCAGCCTTCCTGCGTAATTGTATATTTGCACCTGGCACTTCTAATCTTTCTTTTGCTAATTTCAGTGTGGTGTGATCAGCCCTCGTTTTGACCTCCAGTTGAAGGATCTGGAAAAGTGGCAGAACAACCTCCTGCCATCAAGACAGTTCGGGTGAGAATCAGTCAGCAGCACCCTAATGGTGGCATGCATGTCGGAGTGGCCGTATCACGGTTGTGCAGTGGAACTTTGTGAACAGGGAGGTATTAAATCAGTGGCGACTTTGTTTGCTACGGTGTTTCACGTATGAATGCATCTCTTGATGTCGTGTTAATGTGCTCCTTTGGGGTGTATAAAATTGTGCCCCGGGTTTCACAGACTTTAAATCTCTGAACTTTTGAACTTTTATTTGGATGTCAAAGCAAGTAAACTAATCGCTTTTTTTTCCTGTGCCTGAATGTTCAGCTTCCGATAGCATTGAGAGCAAGAAAATGCAGCATTAGTCTAGTATTTATAGATGCTGGGAGCTGGCTGGGTTGGAGATTGGAACAGTCCTTGAAATGCACTTTCTTTGAAAAGATGAGGGCAGCCTAGGCAACGGGAACTAAAACTTGTATCATAAGTCGGGGATGGGCAACTTGGGTCCCTGGGACTGAGTGTACTCTGTGTGCTCCCACTTTCTATTGAATGCATCCATGGGAATATGATTGCTGCAGCCTCTTGAACAGGATTTGACCTGCATGTAGGAAAGGGGGTGAATATGGTTGATTGAGTATGTACTGACAATATCACTATGCGCATGAAATTGCTCTCAGCTTTACTTAAGTCCAATGGTGGATGTGGTGAGGGCACGGTCACAGATTTATTGATATGTGTGGACTGATAAAATCTAATGGGTGTGTCACAATGACTCGTCCTCAACTATTGGGGAAAACCGACGGGGCTGGCTTAGGTTGTTGACATATGGACTGTATTTCGTCTCCTTTGTTTCTTGAAAACCTAAATTTGCACAATAAGCACTTgtgtctcaaatacattgttacagtggTTGGCTAGCTAGCGAACTTTAGCCATTAGCAATGaggtgaaatcagtcaaaacaagacatggcaTCAAGAACGAGATGAACTAGCTGAAACATGTCACGATTCCCCAcagggcagtttcttgtcattcttgctagctatctggccatccacaACAATGCTTGGACTTCTGCCCCGTTTAAAGTGTGTGCATCGTTCTCTTGCtgttgtcagctaacccatctatagTTGGCGCATTTTGGCATTCCATCTGTGGCGTTTACCCGTGTCAGTCTGCCATAGAAAGCCTTTGGAGGCTACAGGTGGAAAAGTCATGCTATTTGTATTTGAGCAATATAATTGGCAGTTCATTCAACTTCAACTCGGAACTTCTTGAACTCCACCGTACTTGAGGCGTTCACATGGCACACAAACTGTCAAGAGTAAAAATATGCATTTACCAAGCCACTCGCCGCGCTTATTTGTTTTAGGAGAAGTGATATACTAAAGTAAACCTTCAATACTGCAAAAATTGCAATAGGTTAGCTAATGGCGACCAATTGATGGTCTGCAAAAAGAAAGCTACAAAAAGACACCTAGCATTCGTCTTGGCTGGCTTGCTGTAGCCATGTCAATATCTCTTTTGAAAGCCCTCGTCTTAAAGGGGCAACGTCCTATTCCTTAAATTGATGTGCTTTAGAAACATTTTATATAATTAATGCAATTTTAAAGAATATAATGTCTTGCATGGCTACATTATATTGCACAGCTTTTTATTATATGCCATCATAACCACATGGACTCTATTACTAGCTAAATAGAGCCAAAGCATGTCAACCTATGTCCTGCATGAGTCTAATGCATTAATAAACTACCCCATATCCAGGCCAGTGAGGGGGGGAAAGGTTCGTTGGACCTTGTTGGTGCTTATTTGACGTGACTTAGCGCACTTATATGGTTTGCACTATTGAAGATGGAACTGAATTTTGATGACATGATCAGGGTTTGTATAGTCATGAAAATCCTGGGACGGTCATGGAATTTTAAAATTGTGTTTTCCAGGATCCCAAAAGTTTAGGGCAAGTTTGATTTTTATTTCTGATAATGTCATTTGTTTAGGAATGGTGTAAATATTTTATCAATTCACAATCTACATCAGACAGGATCAGAATTACACTTGCGTGTTTGCGAGCATTGCCTGCATGTGCGAGAAGTGTGGGCTGTTGCAGCAGCAGGTAGGCCTAGTCTATAAAATatgatagagaacagactaggTAGCCAATTCCAAACATCTTGTACCCTCTTAACGGTTTAGCAAAGGATAGCGTGTATTCATGTTTTTATCATGTTCAAAAAAAACTTTCCTCTGACACTTGCGAATAAGGCCATGCAAAGTTGATTTACTTAACAATTTGTTTCATTTAAATTATTTTTGCAGAAACAAATGATTCACTTTGCCATTGCATTAGTTGGGATTCGAATCAAGATTATTTGTGAACCCGTAACATTATTTTCAGGAACTTGTTTTCTATATACTTGCAGTTGATTTGGGCATCCAATGTATGGGACATTGAAACTCAATAGATGCTAGACAGCCTGCAAAGTAAACACTTCTTAGATAAATATGACAACTCGAAAAGCTACATTTGCTGAAGAAACTTTGTGGGGGGTTGATTCAGATTAATAAAATGATTAGTAGCCTACATAGCCATTTGATATATTGAATGAGCAAATTATTTCAAAACGCAGGACATGCAATGTTTTTCATAAAgggtggtcaa
This sequence is a window from Oncorhynchus mykiss isolate Arlee chromosome 13, USDA_OmykA_1.1, whole genome shotgun sequence. Protein-coding genes within it:
- the LOC110485732 gene encoding 40S ribosomal protein S15a, yielding MVRMNVLADALKSINNAEKRGKRQVLIRPCSKVIVRFLTVMMKHGYIGEFEIIDDHRAGKIVVNLTGRLNKCGVISPRFDLQLKDLEKWQNNLLPSRQFGYIVLTTSAGIMDHEEARRKHTGGKILGFFF